The Candidatus Thorarchaeota archaeon DNA window GGGCTATTTCTGGCGGGGGCGGAGGCATACATCTTCTCCGTGACGAGGCTTCTCTGCGAGACCTCTGGGTAGTACGTGACAACTTGGCCAAGGATGGTCTGCTGATTCAGCAATATATCTCAGGATCGGATTATAGTGCCACTGTCCTAGGCACTGGTACCAGTTCGCGGGTGATCTCTTTCCAAGGCCAATTGATTGGGATGCCTTCTGCTGGCCGGAACTGCGATTTTGTCTACTGCGGAAATTATTGGCCAACTGAAGACGAGATCCCCACTGACCTCCGGGAGACCTTCGAATCATTGGCTGCACGTCTTGGACTTCGCGGTTACAACGGAATTGATTTTGTTGTTGATGACAATGGTCGCCCCTGGCTTCTTGAGATTAATCCCCGGATAACCGGTACTCTTGAGATGTTGGAACTCGCAAGTGATGAGTCATTGATGGCACTTCATGTTCAGGCGTGTAGTGGTCAGCTTCCCTCTGATGAGGTAATTTTCAGACCTGCTGTAAAGATGATCGTCTTTGCAAGGCGCGATGGAACTGTCCCTGATCTGGCCAAGTATCCTAATACAGTGGATAGAACTCCTATAGGTGTGACAGTACAACGCGGTGATCCTATCTGTTCGATCATTGTTACAGGTCCAGACCTTCCTTCATTGTATGGACTGGCGGTAAAGACCAGCTTGGATATCCAGCAGTCTGTCCGTTGATTTTTGGGGTTTCAAACGGTATTACAGATCGAATATGTCAATACCTTTCTTGGTCAGTGACTTTTCCAGTTCACTAATGAAGGCGTGAAAATCGTCTAGGTGCTTGGAAACAACCTCGGCAATTACATCCATGTTGATGCTTCCTTACGATGTGCCATGACCTTCATGAGCCTTGCTGCTTGGACCATTTGCTTGGCTGTCTGAGAACTGATTAGCGATTTCTCTGCTAGTACTTCGAAAGGTTTGGAATATGTATAAGGAACTGCACCATTTAAGCGTCCTATAATCTTTAGTGATAAATCAATAGTTGACTGAATGCGAACGTACATGTTCCATAAGACGTAGCTCTAAAGCTTCGAATCATGTGTGAGCATTTTTGAGCTTGCTTTTTTTACTTCTGCAAGTCGTTCAAGTGCTTGCATTATAATTTCAATAACTCCCAAGATGTTCTCTCACTTCCTGTTTGTATAACTCGTATGATTCCTTGAAGTCAAGTCCTTCAATTAACGCATCTGTGTAGAACTGGATGGTTAATTCTTTGTTTTTTGAAAATAATAGGATTCCCTCAGAAACGACTCTGTGTCGTAGTAATGGCGATGCATCATTAAGTACTACTAAATCGACCTTGCACTCTACAATATCCGCATTGTTATTTAATATTTCTAGAAACTCATCTACATTGTATTTGTCAAGAAATACTGCAATATCCAGATCACTAAGGGGATGTGTTTGACCACGTGCTACAGATTCAAAGATGTATACGAATATGACGTGATCCGCTCTCTTGAGAGCTTCTGTAATTGCTTCTATATTCACCGGTTTTATCATATCTTAATTATCATGTCTTATTGACGAGCTCTTTTACAGAGTCAACAAATTATGTTTGGATAGGTTGTTTCTACAGGAGCTGTATGAAAAGTCCACAGACATAGCTTGTTCAAGTCAGAATGAATCCCGAAAAATTTCAGATTCGAACGCTAAATGATTTCATACTTTTCATAACCCCTATTTTACTGACTTGCTACACAGCGCTGTTCCTACAATAAAATTGATATACCTAGATGTTTCGAAAGAATCATAATTCATATTGATATGAACTCTGTTTCGTATCGTGGATTGAACAATCATAAAGGTGATAATGATGCGTATAGCATTTGCTTCGATAAATGAAGGCCTCGAGAGCGAGCTCTCCTCACATTTTGGTCGTTGTCCATACTACGTCTTTGTGGATCTGGATAATGATACTGTCAAGTCAGTGACCACGAAAAATAATCCCTACTACAGTGGGCACCAGCCAGGTGTTGTGCCTCAGTTTGTGGCTCAGGAAGGTGCCAACGTGATCGTCGCAGGGGGAATGGGGCCCCGTGCAATAGATTGGTTCAATCAGTTGGGTGTGACTCCTATTACAACCGTTCCACGAAAGATTAACGCGATATTGAAAGACTACATAGAGGGAAAATTAGCAGGCGCTGAGTCTTGTAAGGATCATGACAAGTCCTGAGATAAGCATCAGTATTGAGACCGTCAGTTTTCAAATCGTGTTGAGTTGTTCATTTTATTTACTTGGAGTATCTCAACATCTATTTTATTTTTCGCCAGTATGAATGTGGGTAGTGGTATGAATGATCAATCTGAACTCGCCATTTCTGTCCACAGATCTTGCATCTGACGGTGACTACCTCATCATAAGATACGCTTCTTGATTTTCTGTAACTCAGCTGTTCGAGATCCTCTTGATTTGGAGGAGTATTGAATCGATTGCTACCATAGATGCTACAGTTACATTTCCCGCCCTCTTCAGCATGCTTAAGGAGTGCATATAAGAAACCGTATTGTCCGAGATACACGCTCTTCCATACTTTACGGAGACTACGTAATTTTGGTAGTGCCGACACATCTCTATACACGGCAAGTAACTCAAAGGCCTCTGATACAATCATTCTATGTTTCCGGTACGATATATTTTTGATCACCCATCGTGCTACATCCAAGAGCTCCTCTATTCGCTCTCTGTCAGTCAAGCGAAAAAATTTGATCGGGCCGATCTTTCCTGTCATGACCTCTTCTTTGAATTGTTTTTTCAAACTCGCCATGTAATTTATTCAGTCGGCGGTATACAAAAGCATTAGCTGGTTATATCAATGCCATCTTATCCCTGACTGTGAGTAGGTCACGGTTTAGTATAGTCCTACGTCTCAACCTCTGTCACTCTGTGTCAGGTTGTTGGTCCAAATTATCATCGTAGATGTCCGCGTGCACCTGTTCAGCTTTTGACCAGTGCGAATGCGGATAATGATAGAGCTAGTCTATTCCGACATCCCACACCTGCCCACAGATCTCGCATCTGACGGTGATCACATCATCTATGAACTCATCCTCGCTGGCCTGTTGATTCAGTATCTCAAGATCCTCTTGGTATGGTGGGACATTAAATGATGCATCAGAATAGACATTACAATTGCACTTGGCCCCCGCCTCCGCATTCTCTAAGAGGGCAAGCAGGTAGGCATGCTGACGAATATAGATATTTTTCTAGATTGGTCGAAGATCACGCAGTATTGGAAGTACCGAGAGGTCGCGTGCAGAAGCAAGAATTTCAAAAGCCTCATGAATGATCTCTCTGTGGGTCTCGTAATCGAGATTGGTGACAGCCCATCGTGCAACATCAAGTAATTCTTCATCTATCTTGACATCGCGTCCACGAAAGAATGTGTATGGGCTGATCTTCCCGGATAGGACCTCTTGAAATCGTTCCATTAAGTTGGCCCTGCTATCCGTTTAAGCTCTTGGGACATAAATCTTGGTTGAACATTGTACCGTTTGTTTTTAGACCTGTGACTATGATGGGGGTTTCGTCCCGTATTTTTATTCTTGAAAAAGAAAAAAGAATGAGTGATCTTCTCACTCATCTTTTAAATTTTGAGAATACTATTAGAATGATCACGAGTACGACCGCTGCTCCACCGCCTAGTGTAAATATCGAGAGTGAACCGAAGCTCACCGAGTCACCATCACCGGCTGTTGTTGTATCTGATGTTGGACTCATGGTGGAGGTCGTGCCTGCAGTATGAGCAAACGAGATCGTAATGAGTTCAGACACGGCCCAATTCCCGAGGTTGTCACTGGCATAGATCTTAAAGTAGATTGTCTGGCCGTCTAACAACGATCCCAAGCTCTTGCTATAGACCATTGTTGAATCGTCATAGGACATCGACTGGTTTGTCCATGTGCTTCCATCATATGATACTGCAAGCTTTACTTCCGCGACCCCATAAGGATCTCCAATACTTGCATAGGCTGTTATCTCATCACCAGGCTCCGGTTCATCTGGTGTGTACCATAGGACTATCTCTGGGCCTTCCTGATCAATACGGCCCGTGATATACGAGTAGGTGTCTGAGATGCCCCAGTTCCCAAGAGAATCATTGGCATACGCCTTGTATGTGACGTTTGTCCCAACATCGGTTGGTGGCAGCTTTGCAGTATATGTACTGCCGTCTGCTTTGTCTGCGGTCTTGTTGGTCCAGCTTCCACTGCTAGAGGTCTTGTATGATAGAATGACCGTGTCCACACCATCGACATCGACAGCTGTGATCGATACTGTTGGTTCATCACTTACTCTTGGCTCTGCCGGATCTATTGAGAGTGTGAGTGTTGGTCCCTGATCGTCAGCCAAGACGTGTTTTATGCGTTGGTCTACTGGTGCTGAACTCGTCATTGGTGACGCATTAAATGTCACAGCTCCCAAAAAAAGCAGGCCAACCACTAACCCCAAATACAAAATTTGCGGTCTCATTGCATGTCGCCTTTTGTTGCTACGTTTTAGTTTGTTGTCCCCCTATCTTACAATATTTGATGTAAACATTTTGTTTTATGACAATAAGAAACTATATTTTAATCAAGTGGCCGATTGACAACTGTGCATATGTGAAGATTGATATTTGGAAATCAACACGCTCCTTACCTGTTTAAGGACCGATTGAAAGTCCAAATCATATTACGAGAGTTGATTGAAATGACCATACTCGCACTGGCTTCACTTGGACAAGACCTCGAGAGTGAACTGTCACCACACTTTGGCCGTTGTCCCTACTACGTCTTTGTAGACATTCAGGACAACAAAGTGACCGATATTTGGGTCAAGCATAGTCCCTTCTTTGATGGACATGGCCCCGGAGACGTTCCGCAGTTCATCGCACGATCTGGCGCAAACGTCATTATTGCAGGTGGTATGGGCATGCGTGCCATTGATTGGTTCCAGCAACTTGGAGTGAACCCTGTGACAACGCAACCGCGCAAGATCAACGACATTGTGAACGACTATATTGCCGGAAAATTAGAAGGCGCTGAGTCCTGCGCAGAGAGCAAAGAGCATGCACGTACTGGCCACGTACACCATCACTAAATTGTCCGTGTCCGATAGACGTATCATTGGCATTACCTACATTGAGTTACTGGTCAGGTACTTATGAGAAGGCCTCATGCAATGATGGATGACCGCAAACGAATGATTCGCGAGAAGATTCAGCAGCTGCAGCCCGGAAGCCAATCTCCCTCCGGACGTTACTGGTGTGTGACCTGCAAGAAGATGTTTCGACTTGATAGACCACAGTGCCCTTACATGACGGGAATGTGCGTGAACACACCAATTGCAATTGAGAACTTGCCTCCGGAGTCCACAGAGAGCCTTGAAAAATTTGGACTATTCTACCCGAAGATACCGCAGATTCTGATGGCGGAGATTCTTGAGCAGCAGGCCTCGATCTTAGGGATCGGTTCAGCATTAGCCAAGACGTATCTGTCCTTTCTCAAAGACTGGCATGTAAAGTATCAAGAGCAGCCTATGCAGACATTGAAGAGTTTTATCTTGTTAGTCACGGGTTGTGAGACCGCTCAGCGCGTCAGTACTTCTGACATCACTTTTGTGATTCTCGATGTCGAAAAATTATGGAGCAAAACAATTCTGTTTACTGTTCTTGAAGAGGCATTATCACTTTTACGTGAAGAGCTTGCTGTTGCCCAAGAAATTCATATCGATTCGATCGAGATTGTTGGAAACCGTGACATTGGTAAATACTTTTGCAAGAAGTGTGGAATGTTCTTCGAGTTTGGCCTTGTAAAAGATGAGGTCACCTGTCCGCTGATGTCGCAAAAGTGTATGTTCTGGCCGCAGTCGATTGAGAGATCCTCCTATAATGTGAGGCAGCTCCTACGAGTCTACAATATTACTCCAGATATCTATGCCCGCCTCTTTGCCGTTCTCGAATTCGATAATGCCTCAGTTCGAAAGCGGCTGCGCGAATTACTCGAGACCGATTGGCACTTTAAAGTCGAAGATCGAGACCTTGAAGATATCTCGGTTGCATTGGGTGTGTAGCTATTTTTCAATACACCTCGCCCTCACTCCCCCCAAGGAACATCAATCAGGATTCGAATCTTTATTCGATATGCATGATGAAACATATCGATATGTCCTTGCGATTCATATCGTTTATTAGGGACGGACACAATACCATTAGAAGAGGTGGAAATATGTCGCGACTGCTTCGTATCGATATGAGCAGCCTGTCGCACAAGTGG harbors:
- a CDS encoding ATP-grasp domain-containing protein; this translates as MNLKGKTVGVIGFNARPIACSLKRLGARVLVSDYWGDDDLMGCCDQWVSVLHPQAGQRQRSPLDAPVHESLVNNFLSEFSEDVDFVVLGSGFDDHFETVALLEKQVRIVGNDSATFRRARDRGQLSRLAKTLDLGYPLTIRVASLDEAVTAAGDLGYPCILRRAISGGGGGIHLLRDEASLRDLWVVRDNLAKDGLLIQQYISGSDYSATVLGTGTSSRVISFQGQLIGMPSAGRNCDFVYCGNYWPTEDEIPTDLRETFESLAARLGLRGYNGIDFVVDDNGRPWLLEINPRITGTLEMLELASDESLMALHVQACSGQLPSDEVIFRPAVKMIVFARRDGTVPDLAKYPNTVDRTPIGVTVQRGDPICSIIVTGPDLPSLYGLAVKTSLDIQQSVR
- a CDS encoding nucleotidyltransferase domain-containing protein; the encoded protein is MNIEAITEALKRADHVIFVYIFESVARGQTHPLSDLDIAVFLDKYNVDEFLEILNNNADIVECKVDLVVLNDASPLLRHRVVSEGILLFSKNKELTIQFYTDALIEGLDFKESYELYKQEVREHLGSY
- a CDS encoding NifB/NifX family molybdenum-iron cluster-binding protein → MMRIAFASINEGLESELSSHFGRCPYYVFVDLDNDTVKSVTTKNNPYYSGHQPGVVPQFVAQEGANVIVAGGMGPRAIDWFNQLGVTPITTVPRKINAILKDYIEGKLAGAESCKDHDKS
- a CDS encoding NifB/NifX family molybdenum-iron cluster-binding protein produces the protein MTILALASLGQDLESELSPHFGRCPYYVFVDIQDNKVTDIWVKHSPFFDGHGPGDVPQFIARSGANVIIAGGMGMRAIDWFQQLGVNPVTTQPRKINDIVNDYIAGKLEGAESCAESKEHARTGHVHHH